One segment of Cynocephalus volans isolate mCynVol1 chromosome 8, mCynVol1.pri, whole genome shotgun sequence DNA contains the following:
- the FAM76A gene encoding protein FAM76A isoform X1, whose amino-acid sequence MAALYACTKCHQRFPFEALSQGQQLCKECRIAHPVVKCTYCRTEYQQESKTNTICKKCAQNVQLYGTPKPCQYCNIIAAFIGNKCQRCTNSEKKYGPPYSCEQCKQQCAFDRKDDRKKVDGKLLCWLCTLSYKRVLQKTKEQRKHLSSSSRASHQEKEQYSRLSGGGHYNSQKTLSTSSIQNEIPKKKSKFESITTNGDSFSPDLALDSPGTDHFVIIAQLKEEVATLKKMLHQKDQMILEKEKKITELKADFQYQESQMRAKMNQMEKTHKEVTEQLQAKNRELLKQAAALSKSKKSEKSGAITSP is encoded by the exons ATGGCGGCGCTCTACGCCTGCACCAAGTGCCACCAGCGCTTCCCCTTCGAGGCGCTGTCTCAGGGGCAGCAGCTGTGCAAG GAATGTCGGATTGCACACCCTGTTGTGAAGTGCACCTACTGCAGGACTGAGTACCAGCAGGAGAG TAAAACGAATACAATATGCAAGAAATGTGCTCAGAATGTGCAGTTATATGGAACA ccCAAACCTTGTCAGTATTGCAACATAATTGCAGCATTTATTGGCAATAAATGCCAGCGCTGCACAAATTCAGAGAAGAAGTATGGACCACCATATTCTTGCGAACAGTGCAAGCAGCAGTGTGCATTTGACAGGAAAGATGATAGAAAGAAG GTAGATGGGAAATTGCTGTGCTGGCTGTGCACTCTTTCATACAAACGGGTCCTCCAGAAGACCAAAGAGCAGAGGAAGCACCTGAGCAGCTCTTCTCGTGCCAGCCACCAGGAGAAGGAGCAGTACAGTCGCTTGAGTGGTGGTGGCCATTATAACAG CCAGAAAACACTTTCTACATCTTCAATTCAAAATGAAATCCCAAAGAAAAAGTCCAAGTTTGAGTCAATCACAACTAATGGAGACAG CTTTTCCCCAGACCTGGCTCTGGACTCACCAGGCACTGACCACTTTGTCATCATTGCCCAGCTTAAGGAAGAAGTGGCTACTCTGAAGAAGATGTTGCATCAAAAGGATCAAATGAttttagagaaagagaagaag ATTACGGAGTTGAAGGCTGATTTTCAGTACCAAGAATCTCAGATGAGGGCCAAAATGAACCAAATGGAGAAAACCCACAAAGAAGTCACAGAACAATTGCAG gccaaAAACCGAGAGCTCCTGAAGCAGGCAGCTGCCTTGTCTAAGAGCAAGAAGTCTGAGAAGTCAGGAGCTATAACCTCTCCATGA
- the FAM76A gene encoding protein FAM76A isoform X2: MAALYACTKCHQRFPFEALSQGQQLCKECRIAHPVVKCTYCRTEYQQESKTNTICKKCAQNVQLYGTPKPCQYCNIIAAFIGNKCQRCTNSEKKYGPPYSCEQCKQQCAFDRKDDRKKVDGKLLCWLCTLSYKRVLQKTKEQRKHLSSSSRASHQEKEQYSRLSGGGHYNSFSPDLALDSPGTDHFVIIAQLKEEVATLKKMLHQKDQMILEKEKKITELKADFQYQESQMRAKMNQMEKTHKEVTEQLQAKNRELLKQAAALSKSKKSEKSGAITSP; this comes from the exons ATGGCGGCGCTCTACGCCTGCACCAAGTGCCACCAGCGCTTCCCCTTCGAGGCGCTGTCTCAGGGGCAGCAGCTGTGCAAG GAATGTCGGATTGCACACCCTGTTGTGAAGTGCACCTACTGCAGGACTGAGTACCAGCAGGAGAG TAAAACGAATACAATATGCAAGAAATGTGCTCAGAATGTGCAGTTATATGGAACA ccCAAACCTTGTCAGTATTGCAACATAATTGCAGCATTTATTGGCAATAAATGCCAGCGCTGCACAAATTCAGAGAAGAAGTATGGACCACCATATTCTTGCGAACAGTGCAAGCAGCAGTGTGCATTTGACAGGAAAGATGATAGAAAGAAG GTAGATGGGAAATTGCTGTGCTGGCTGTGCACTCTTTCATACAAACGGGTCCTCCAGAAGACCAAAGAGCAGAGGAAGCACCTGAGCAGCTCTTCTCGTGCCAGCCACCAGGAGAAGGAGCAGTACAGTCGCTTGAGTGGTGGTGGCCATTATAACAG CTTTTCCCCAGACCTGGCTCTGGACTCACCAGGCACTGACCACTTTGTCATCATTGCCCAGCTTAAGGAAGAAGTGGCTACTCTGAAGAAGATGTTGCATCAAAAGGATCAAATGAttttagagaaagagaagaag ATTACGGAGTTGAAGGCTGATTTTCAGTACCAAGAATCTCAGATGAGGGCCAAAATGAACCAAATGGAGAAAACCCACAAAGAAGTCACAGAACAATTGCAG gccaaAAACCGAGAGCTCCTGAAGCAGGCAGCTGCCTTGTCTAAGAGCAAGAAGTCTGAGAAGTCAGGAGCTATAACCTCTCCATGA